Proteins from one Thermobifida alba genomic window:
- a CDS encoding tryptophan 2,3-dioxygenase, with product MPSSAALSRQERAERNRGRPTLAFDGTTPYARYGAIDTLLSLQRPATDEPAETSFIIATQVMELLFTLVRHEWERARDALDADDVPAALAALRRGHGAQDVLVDSWELLATLTPTEFNRFRDHLGEASGFQSYSYRHLEFLLGNKSAAMIRPHRADPRAGARLRRALGEPSLYDAALRLLHRRGLPVPAERVERDWTLPVEPHPQVVRAWELVYADDRPGNELLALAEALLDTAERVTRWRHRHLMAVKRTLGAKPGTGGSSGLRWLSGNVQQDVFPELWQLRTGI from the coding sequence GTGCCCTCGTCCGCCGCCCTCTCCCGCCAGGAGCGCGCCGAGCGCAACCGCGGCCGCCCCACCCTCGCCTTCGACGGCACCACCCCCTACGCCCGCTACGGCGCCATCGACACCCTGCTGTCGCTGCAGCGGCCCGCCACCGACGAGCCCGCCGAGACCTCGTTCATCATCGCCACACAGGTCATGGAACTGCTGTTCACGCTCGTCCGGCACGAGTGGGAGCGGGCCCGCGACGCGCTGGACGCCGACGACGTGCCCGCCGCGCTGGCCGCGCTGCGCCGCGGCCACGGCGCCCAGGACGTGCTGGTCGACTCCTGGGAGCTGCTGGCCACGCTGACGCCCACCGAGTTCAACCGGTTCCGCGACCACCTGGGCGAGGCCTCCGGGTTCCAGTCGTACAGCTACCGCCACCTGGAGTTCCTGCTCGGCAACAAGTCCGCGGCCATGATCCGGCCGCACCGCGCCGACCCGCGGGCCGGCGCGCGGCTGCGGCGCGCGCTGGGCGAGCCGAGCCTGTACGACGCGGCGCTGCGGCTGCTGCACCGGCGCGGCCTGCCGGTGCCCGCCGAACGGGTGGAGCGCGACTGGACCCTCCCGGTCGAGCCGCACCCGCAGGTGGTGCGCGCCTGGGAGCTGGTCTACGCCGACGACCGGCCCGGCAACGAGCTGCTGGCCCTGGCCGAGGCCCTGCTCGACACCGCCGAACGGGTGACCCGCTGGCGGCACCGCCACCTGATGGCGGTCAAGCGCACCCTGGGCGCCAAACCGGGAACCGGCGGGTCCTCCGGTCTGCGATGGTTGAGCGGGAACGTCCAGCAGGACGTCTTCCCCGAGCTCTGGCAGCTGCGCACCGGGATCTGA
- the kynU gene encoding kynureninase → MTTPITRDDCAARDAADPLAPFRDEFVLPDGVVYLDGNSLGALPRATPARVAELVEREWGQRLIASWNEAGWWDKPRTLGALLAPLVGAGADEVVVGDGTSANLFKTLVAALRLNPGRRVVVAEAGNFPTDLYIAQGVAELFDGASVRRADVDDAAALAAALEPGDAAVVLLSHVDYRTGVLRDMAAVTELAHAHGALVVWDLCHSVGALPVELSRAGADFAVGCTYKYLNAGPGAPAFTYVARRHHERARQPLSGWHGHARPFDFAGEYEPAAGASRFLSGSQPLVAAAALEASLELWQRVDLDQVRAKSLALTDLFLEVTAAAGLECVTPLEHARRGSQVALRHADGYAMVQALIARGVVGDFRAPDILRFGFAPLYLRHVDVYDAATALVEVVASEEWRDPRFARRAQVT, encoded by the coding sequence GTGACCACCCCCATCACCCGTGACGACTGCGCGGCGCGCGACGCCGCCGACCCCCTGGCGCCCTTCCGCGACGAGTTCGTCCTCCCCGACGGCGTCGTCTACCTCGACGGCAACTCCCTGGGCGCGCTGCCCCGGGCGACCCCCGCGCGCGTCGCGGAGCTGGTCGAACGCGAGTGGGGGCAGCGGCTCATCGCCAGCTGGAACGAGGCGGGCTGGTGGGACAAGCCGCGCACGCTGGGCGCGCTGCTCGCGCCGCTGGTCGGGGCCGGGGCCGACGAGGTCGTGGTGGGCGACGGCACGTCGGCGAACCTGTTCAAGACGCTGGTGGCGGCGCTGCGGCTGAACCCCGGCCGCCGCGTGGTGGTGGCCGAGGCCGGGAACTTCCCCACCGACCTGTACATCGCCCAGGGCGTGGCGGAGCTGTTCGACGGCGCGAGCGTGCGCCGGGCCGACGTGGACGACGCCGCCGCGCTGGCCGCCGCGCTGGAGCCCGGCGACGCCGCCGTGGTGCTGCTCAGCCACGTGGACTACCGCACCGGCGTGCTGCGCGACATGGCCGCCGTCACCGAGCTGGCCCACGCCCACGGCGCGCTCGTGGTGTGGGACCTGTGCCACAGCGTGGGCGCGCTGCCCGTCGAGCTGTCGCGGGCGGGCGCGGACTTCGCGGTGGGCTGCACCTACAAGTACCTCAACGCCGGTCCCGGCGCGCCCGCCTTCACCTACGTGGCCCGCCGCCACCACGAGCGCGCCCGCCAGCCGCTGAGCGGCTGGCACGGGCACGCCCGGCCGTTCGACTTCGCCGGGGAGTACGAGCCCGCGGCCGGGGCGAGCCGGTTCCTCAGCGGCTCGCAGCCGCTGGTCGCCGCGGCCGCGCTGGAGGCGAGCCTGGAGCTGTGGCAGCGCGTCGACCTCGACCAGGTGCGCGCCAAGAGCCTGGCGCTGACCGACCTGTTCTTGGAGGTGACCGCGGCGGCGGGGCTGGAGTGCGTGACGCCGCTGGAGCACGCCCGCCGCGGCAGCCAGGTCGCGCTGCGCCACGCGGACGGCTATGCGATGGTCCAGGCGCTCATCGCCCGCGGCGTCGTCGGGGACTTCCGGGCCCCCGACATCCTGCGCTTCGGCTTCGCCCCGCTGTACCTGCGCCACGTGGACGTCTACGACGCGGCCACAGCACTGGTGGAGGTCGTCGCCTCGGAGGAGTGGCGCGACCCCCGCTTCGCCCGGCGCGCGCAGGTGACCTGA